A window of Drosophila santomea strain STO CAGO 1482 chromosome X, Prin_Dsan_1.1, whole genome shotgun sequence genomic DNA:
GGAGACGCAGCTGGATCTCCCCAAGCAGCCGCTGCGCTGGCCGTGGCAGCCGATGCCAACGAAACGGAGCTTATGGTGAAGGTGGTCATGGGCATGGGCTATCCGGAGGGCGAGGCTCGCCTGGCGCTGGCccagagcaacaacaacgtgCAGCGGGCGGTACAGATCTTGGTGGAGGGCATGGATGATGGCGAGTCGCGCAAGAGGCGTGGCAATCGCAAGCGTTTGAGGCAACTGCGCAGCCACCTCATGGGGGATCCACTAGCCACCGATGACGCCATCGTCGAGATGATGCGGGATCAAAGGATTGCACAGGCGCTGGCCGAGCTGGTGAATGGCAGCAGTGTGCAGGTCATGGAACTGCTGCTGGCCGAGGAAGAGGatgagctggaggaggagcaggagcagctggaaaCCAGCCTGGAGCAGACATCCTCATCTGCCGAAAGCTCGCCGCACAGCAACTGATGGGAAACCAGATGTTAGTACTGCTTACTGCAATAAGTAGATTCTTATTTATGGATTTATGAGATTATGTTAAAAGTTATCATGGAAATCTTGGTTCTAGTTGTCATTCCTTTTATTTTGTCTTATGCTATCACTGCATTAAGGATTTGGTTTGCACTTAAagtatttaaacttttttatacattcaagccttttttaaatatttgctaaGTGCCATAAAGTAAAAAGTATACCTATTtaatatttcagtttttaattGTGTAACTTCATGAGATTTGAAGTAAAGATACTTGTATGATGATAGTGAACTTGAATGATGGTTGTTCCCTTTTGGGACTCCTTTTGCTTGGAACTCTTAATCCATGTTTCTTTTAATAAGAATGCTAATCTCAAACAGCATTTAGATATAATGTTTTTAAGAACCAAACAATTGGTTTATTCATTTGTACTTGCTGCTCAATTCAGTGACATTTTATATTGTTAATTAAGagtagtatgtatgtatataaaaccAGAGCAGTTCGAGGATGATGTTACCTGATGTGCTGGTCCCTGAAACGTTTTTGGTTCACCCCCAGCCATCGGGAGACATTAAATGCATTAGGGCCACCCAGGCCATTTATCCCGAgcactttgttgttgttttggcgGATGTGACTCCGGTCAAGGAGCGGAAGAAGCCGGAACagaaagcaacagcaacatcaacagcaacagcaacagagcAACCCTGTGGCAACAGCAATGCGCAGCTTGTCAACCCTTTTCGCCCCGATGATTAATGATcgctcttttatttttttgaactCCAGCGTTTTGTACTGATTTCAATTTACCGCTTTTACCGCTTTTGCTTCGAGTTCCTTTGCGTAGATTGGAGTACATATAGTGCATCCCCCTTGGTTTTCCATGGGCAAGAGGGTAGAGGGGTGCGGGTATTTCGCAGTTGaaaaattctaattaattttGACTTGCAACCGTTGACACTGTCAGCCGCAGCCACGTAACCCACCCAGCGTTTATCGCGTTTGATCGGCGTTGCGGCGCACCGCAAACTACAGAAGGCGTCAACCCCTGGACGTCCGGCGTCCGATTCCTGAATACTCCGTTGCTCTGGTACTCTGGTTCTTTGGTGTTCTGGTGTTTGGGTGTTCTGGTGCTCCGGTGACTGCTGCTCCACAGTCGGAACTCGAGGCGTAGGCGGCGCCGTCTCATTTATCAAGGGCAGCCAACTGTCGCCGCTTTTGGGTCTGCCTGGGGTTAAGATGGCGCGGGTTAAGTCAGATTGCAGATTGCACAGCGAAAAAGTATGGCAATatattttgtttcattttttttttatattaatggTTGAGTGAATGATGAATTATGCCAGTCAGCATAATGCTTAGTTAAGTAACTATACGCATAGCTATTTATCTCAACACATTAGAGGTCCTTAATGAGTTCTTACCCTTTTAGGATATCTTGGTTTTAACTTTATATCGCACATTCTGCTGTTGCGCTTCGTCACTATGTGGATTTCTATCCACGGTGATACTTTGTAGCACTATCATTTTGATAGTTTCCATGTTAAGAACACCTTGAGACAAGTCTTTTTAAACTGTCTTATTTTACTTATTGTAACTGACATTCTTAGACAT
This region includes:
- the LOC120457268 gene encoding uncharacterized protein LOC120457268, with the protein product MSQVEQLHLKSPPETVGAGDAAGSPQAAAALAVAADANETELMVKVVMGMGYPEGEARLALAQSNNNVQRAVQILVEGMDDGESRKRRGNRKRLRQLRSHLMGDPLATDDAIVEMMRDQRIAQALAELVNGSSVQVMELLLAEEEDELEEEQEQLETSLEQTSSSAESSPHSN